CGCGCCCGCCTTCAGCGCCCGCCGCATCACCGCGTTGAAGGAGAACATAGACACGGTCGTCACCGGCATCCTCGACCGTCTCGACGCGCTGCCGCCCGGTGAGACCGTCGACCTGCGCGAGGAGCTCGCGTACCCGCTGCCCATAGCGGTCATCAGCCGGCTGATGGGCGTACCGGCCGAGCAGCAGGACGCCTTCCGCCGGGTCGTCGACGGCGTCTTCGACACCACGCTGACCGCCGAGCAGTCCGAGGCCAACACCAAGGCGCTGTACGAGGCCCTGCACCTGCTCATCGCCGCCAAGCGCGCCGAGCCCGGCGACGACATGACCTCCCTGCTGATCACCTCGCGCGACGAGGACGAGGACGGCGGCCTGTCGGAGGACGAGCTGCGCGACACCCTGCTGCTGATGATCAGTGCCGGGTACGAGACCACGGTCAACGTCATCGACCAGGCGATCACGCAGCTGCTCACCCACCCCGACCAGCTCGCGCTGCTGCGGTCGGGAGAGGTGGACTGGAGCGACGCCGTCGAGGAGACCCTGCGCTTCGAGCCGGCGGTCCGTCATCTGCCCCTGCGGTTCGCGGTGACGGACATATCCCTGTCCGACGGGCAGACCATCGCCAAGGGCGAGGCGATACTCGCGTCCTACGCGGCCGCCAACCGCCACCCCGACTGGCACGGCGAGAGCGCCGACGACTTCGATGTCACGCGCACCGTCAAGGAGCACCTCGCCTTCGGCCACGGCGTCCACTTCTGCCTGGGCGCACCGCTCGCCCGACTTGAGATCAGTACGGCCCTGAGCCTGCTCTTCGAGCGTTTTCCCCAGCTCGAACTCGCCATACCCGTGGACGAGTTGAAGCCGCTCGGTTCCCTGCTCAGCAACGGCCACCAGTCGCTTCCCGTACGGCTCAAGACCGCGAGCGGTCGGTGAGCCAGGCGGCGAGGGCCACCAGCACGGCCGCTCCGGCCGCATAGACGGGCAGCCACAGGGTCGTCGTGGCGGACAGACAGTCGGCGACGGCCTCGTGGCTCCGGACGGTCTGCGCGTCGGCGAGGGCGGCGCCGGCGCGGTCCGCGAGGCCCGCGAGGTCCGCCTCCGCCCGGATGCGTTCGTACGTTCCGAGGGCGCCGCACCGGTCGCGGGTGCCCGGCATCGGGAACAGCCACGCCCACCGCTGCAGCATGGGCGCGAGGGCGATGGACAGGCACAGGCCGACGACCACCGCGAGCAGCGTCGCTCCCACGTAGGTGGCGAACCACTGCCAGGAGCCCTGCGCGAGTATGGCCGTCAGCAGGCGGCGAGTGCGATGCCGATGACGCCCGGCTGATCCGATGCGTCCTGACTTCTGGCGCTGTGACCGTCCACGGCCCTCAGCATCCCCGACCGCGGCCGCACGGGACGGGAGTGACACGTGGTGTGCGGGGGTAGTGCGTGGTGGACCGGTGCGGGAACGGAAGGACCGGTGCGGCCAAGGAAAGGGCGACGACGCATGAAAAGTTCCGTCTCCAAGGGCTCCGCGTGGGCGATCCTCGCGCTGAGCGCCGCGTTGGCCTCGACCGCGCTCGGCCCCACGGCGAGCGCGGCGGCGCCGAGGGACGCGGGCGACGGCACGGCCACGGCGACCACCGCACGCCAACGGGCCTGCCCCGTCGTCTACTTCGACCTGGGCGAGACGCTCGTCCACACCGCCGACGACGGCAGCACCACCTATCAGCCAGGCGCCGCCGCCTATCTGCGCGCCCTGCGCGCACGCGGCATCCCGGTCGGCCTGATCACCAACGTGCCGTCCTCGTGGGGCTCGACCGATGCCGAGCGGGCCGCCCGGCTGCGGCAGGAGGTCGACGCCACGTGGCAGGGGTCGGCGCCCTTCGCCTGGAAGGACTTCGGCGACCGCGTCCTGACCCCGCGCACCGAGGCGGAGCGCAAACCGGCCCCCGCCCTCTGGCAACGGGCGAAGGCCGGTTCCGGCCACTGCCGGGTCGTCTATCAGGCGGAGACCGCCGAGGAGGTCACCGTGGCCTCCTCGCTCGGATTCGTTCCGTACCAGGTCGGACGACCGCACCGACCGGCGTTCCTGCCGGTGGGTCTGGTGGAGCTGCTGGGCCGGGCTCCCGCCTGACCATGCCGCTGCGCAGCAGCAGTTGGAAGACCCCGAGGAGCACCGCCGTGGCGATGGCGCTGTGCCACAGCAGGGCGTCCAGGCGCCCGGCGGCGAGGTAGGCGCCCGCGGCGATCGCGGCCAGGGCGCACACCGCGCGGTCCACGATGCTCTCGACGGAGAGCAGCGTGGCGCGCGGGGCGTCCGCGGGCACCGCGTCGTTCACGAGCTTGCGCTGGATGGGGTACGCGAAGCCGGTCGCGGCGGCGAACACGCAGAGCAGCACGACGACGGCCCACGGCCCGCCGAGTGTCATGGCCGCCAGGCTCCCCGCGAGCGCGAGGCTGAGGATGGAGACCCAGGCGACCGGTGGCAGGCGGCGGCTCAGCCATTGCGGGCGGGCCGAGGCCACCGCTTCCGCCACGGTCATCGCCGCCATCACGCCGCCGTGGGAGGCTTCCGCGATGCCGTGGTCGAGCAGGATCGGCTGGAAGAGGTTGACCTGGCAGATCCGCGAGAGCGTGAAGATCGCCACGCCCTGCACCATCACCAGGGCCAGCCACCGCGAGGAGGCGACACAGCGCAGCGCGGTGCCCGCGTCCCGCAGGAACGCGCCGCCCCTGCGCCCTCCCTTCCCCGCTTCCGCGCGGCCGTCCGCCCCGACGATGCGGGGCAGCGCGACGGCGCAGACGACGGAGCCCGCCGCGCTGGCGGCGCTGAGCACGTAGGGGGTGGGGTGTGCCACGGCCATGAGGGGCCCGACCAGCGGCCAGCACACGACCTTCGCCACGAGGCCGAGCGCACGGGCGGTGCCCTCCGCCTTCAGGTAGTGGTCGTCGCACTTCTCGGCGCGCAGTCCGTCGTACAGGTAGGCGCTGGCGGCGCCCGAGGTGAGGGACCGGCCGGCGGCGATGGCCAGGAAGTGGACGAGGAAGCCGGTGTACGAGGCGCTGACCACCGGTGCCAGGTTGGCCGCCGTCATGACCACGGCTCCGGCGCGCAGGCAGTTGCGGGTGCCGATCCGGTCGGCGATCAGTCCGGTGGGGATCTCGAACAGGCAGAAGGCGACGTAGTAGATGCTCTGGATGCCGAAGATCTGCCCGTCGGAGAGCCCGGCGGCCTTCTGGTAGGCGTAGAACACCGGCATCCACCACAGCAGGTTGAACAGCAGCTGGAAGCCGTAGTTGAGCCGGATGATGCGGCGGGCGGTGTCCGTGAGGCCGGTGGCCGTCGGCTTTCCCGAGAGCGCCCTCACAGCGCGTAAGGGCGGATCTGGACCAGCCGGAAGTCGCCCCGGTCGGTCATCAGCCACTCGATGTCCAGCGGCCTGTCCACGTCGTCGGCGCTGAAGTGGGACTGCAGGAGCCGCCCGGTCAGGGACAGGTCGGCGAGCCGGGCGCGGGTCGCGGCGGAGAGTCCGTCGCCCCAGGAACCGAGCGCGACGGTGCGGCCGCCGCCCTCCACGGTGTTGTACAGGTACTGCTGCGGCAGGACCGAGCCCTCGACGACCTGCTCCGGGGAGCCGGGCGAACAGTTGAGGTAGACGTTGCGGAAGTCCTCGCGTCGGGTCGGGTTGCAGGTCACCAGGACGCCGCCGAGCGAGGCGGGGACGTACTCCTGGATGATGACACCCATGTACGTGTCGTCCAGCGAGATGCCGACCTCGTGGCGCAGGCGCACGCTGCGCGGCGAGAGCAGCGAGGCCCACACCTGGCGTACGGCGTCCAGGAGTTCGCCGGTGCCGTGGACGGTCGTGACGGAGTCGTAGACACCGGCGGCGGAGAAGCCCGGCAGGTCCTCCGCGTTGGAAGACGAGCGCACCACGAGGCGGCCGCCGGAGTCGGCGGGGAAGGCCTGGCCGATCTGCCGGGTGACCGACTCGGGGAGGGGGGTCTGCCGGATCAGGTGCTGGAGTTGCAGGCAGAGCGAATCCAGGACGTCGGTGGCGTCGAGTTCGAGTGCCATCTTGAGCTTGCCGATGCCCTGTTGCAGGACGGTGGACGAGGCGAGGAAGTTCTGCTGGAGCGCGAAGGGCAGCGCGACGCCGTTCGGGGCGCTGACCGATGCGGCGACGAACTCGGCTGCTGCGGCGCGCAGTTGACCGTCGACCGGGGCAGCGGCGTGTAGGCCGCCGAGGCCGAGGCGGGCCGCGAGGTGCCCGTGGAGGTTCTCGCGCGGAGGGCGCGGCCTGCCGTAGAACGCCGTCAGGTCGGCGGTGCGGCTGTCGAGCACGTGGTGCAGCTCGCCGAGGTTGGCCGCCTTGGTGCCGTAGCGGTCGCGGTCGGTGCTGCGCAGCCGGTGCAGGGCCAGCACGGGGGCGTCTTCGAGGAGCGGCGGTTCGAGGCGGATGCGCTGCTGGTGCCAGGCGGGGGCCTGCAACTCGGGTGCGTGGTCCAGCCGTTCGAGGGATATCTCGTCCTCGCGGACCCGGTAGCGCACCCACGCCCCGTCCAGGCCGTCCTTCTCGACGAGCTGTTCCAGGTCGCGCACGATCGCGTTGGGGATGCCCCAGCCGGAGGCGAGGACGTTGGTATGGGAGAGCGGGGTGATCGGCGCGGTGTTGAGGAACCCGGCCACCCGGGGCACGTCGTCGGGCAGACAGGGCATGGCCACGATGTCCGCCCAGCCGAGCCCGGCCTCCTGCGCGAGGTACTCGTCGTGCGTGCGGAAGAACCGCAGCCTGCCGGTCGCCTCGCCGGGGTTGAGCGGGGTGCGGGCGCGGGTGCCGAAGAGTTCGTGGCTGAGGATGCGCGGCACGCTCTGCTCGCTGATCGCCGCGAGTGCCTCTTCCTGCCCGTGGTTGGCGGGCTTCAGGAGCAGCGGCAGCCGGCCGTCGACGCGGGCGCGCACGAACTCGTAGAAGAAGGACAGCAGTTCGCCGTGCATGGTGTCGGCTTCGGTCGTCTCCAGGACGAGGAAGGTGCGTTCGCGGCCTTCGGCGTCTTCGTCGGTGTGCAGGGAGAGCACACCGAGGAGGAAACGGCGTTCGGGGTCCATGTAGACGGAGGCGTTGAACGCGTCGAGTTCCGCGTCGAGCGCGGTGAGGTCCATGCCGAGGACGCGGGTGGCGATGTAGTTGACGTGGAAGGGGTGTGCGGCGGTGTCGAGGAGGTGCCAGGTGTTCTCGGCGCGGTCGACGACGACTTTCAGGTACGGGTGTCCCGCCAGGACCCCGGAGAGGGTGCGGAAGAGCGGCAGGGAGAGGTTCTCGCCGACGACCGTGCGGTCCGTGGCCGGTTCGGCGGGGCCGGTGAGCAGTTGGGCGGTCATGCCGGGACCTCCTCGGGCCGGGCGGCGGGCAGCACCTGGGGCAGGGCGTCGACCAGGGCCTCGAAGTCGCGGAGCACGGTCCGCGGGGTGGTGGCGGAGAGCAGGCACAGGGCGGCCATGGTGTTGGCGCCCGCGGCCGGGTCGTACACCGGCACGACGCTGCCGTCGGCGAGGGAACTCTCCGGGACCACGAACAGCTCGCTGCCCAGGCTCAGGGACACGTCCGCGGTCACGGACGGGAAGTCCCAGACCTTGCGGCCGCGCCAGGCCTCCCCGTCCCCGTCGACGGCGAGGACGACGAGGGAGCCCGCCGCGCCGCGCGCCCGATCCGGGGTGAGGGCCTGCTCGGGCCAGTCCACGGTCCGTCCTACGAGGTGGTCGACGAGCATGCCGACGAGGTCGAGGCCGAAGACCTCCTCGATCTGCGGCACGGTCATCGCGCCGCCGAACCGGGCGGCCGTCTCGATCAGCCACATGCGGCCGTCGGCGCCGAGCTTGATCTCCGTGTGCGTCCCGCAGTCGCGCAGGCCGAGCGCGTCGACCGCGCGCCGGGCCAGGTCCACGATCCGGTCCTGCGCGTCCTGGCCGAGAAGGGCGGGGGTGATGCTCGCGCGTTCGGTGAACGGCTCGACGGTCGGCATGCGGCCGCTGATGCAGACCGGGTGGAAGGTGCCGTCCGCGACGACGCCCTCGACACTCACGTAGTCGCCCCAGCCCGGCTCGTCGAACCAGTCCGTCGCGGTGCCCGTGACGATCTGCTCGACGACGAAGTCCGCGTCGGCCTCGGCGACATGCAGCTCCGCGAACCCCAACTGGGCCGACTCGGCCATCACTTCACGGGAGCGGGTCCAGGCGGCGGGGACCTCGCGCGGGTCGCGGATGATCTGGTGCGCGGTGGACCCGGCGCTCCAGGCCGCCTTGAGGAGCAGCGGCCCGGGCAGCTCGCGGGCCGCCGCACGCAGATCCGCTTCCGTGCCGACGGGCCGGAACTCGGGCTGCGGAAGCCCGTGTCGGTGCCAGGTGTGCCGCATGAGCCGCTTGTCACGGGCGAGCGCGGCGGCATCGCCGGCCCCCGCGAGACCGAGCGCCTCGCAGGCCTCGGCGACGGCCACGACCGCGTACTCGGAGAAGGTGAGCACCGCGTCCGCGCCGACGGCCTCGGCCCGCTCGACGATCAGGGAGACCAGGTCGGAGCGGTGTGTGTCGTCGGGCGTGACGACCGACGCGCACAGTCTCCGGGCGGGCCCCGCCACGGCGGGAGGCAGAGCGCTGAGCGCCAGCAGGTGCACTTCCGCCCTCGCGGCCGTCCGGGACAGGACGTGCCCGAGGGGCGGACCGCCCTTGGCATGCACTAACAGCACCTTGCTCACGGAAGTTCGTCTCCATTCGTCGTTCGTCGCCTTGATTCGGGCCACCTCGGGCGGAATGCCCGGGCCCTGTATGGCGGGGCGTGTTCACCCGCTCACTCAAGGGGACCAAACCCGGGATGTCCGCAACGACCCAGCGGGCTCCGGGGACTCAGGCAAATGCCTGAGTCCCCGCCGAAGCACTTCGGCCGAGAAACGGGCATGTGCGAGCCGAGAGCGGGATAGCCAGTGCCGTGTGACTGAGCGTCAGCCAGTCGTATACGGACGGAGACCGCTGTGGACGATTCCACGTTCAAGGAACTGAGCAGGACCGGGACCCCCGGCAGATACGCGGCCTTCGCAGACCTCGTGGACCTCGCCCCCGCCGCCGCGTTCATACGGGACAGCGACGGCCGCTACCTGTGGGCCAACCACGCCTACGCGCACCTCTACGGCACGGTCCCGGAGCAGGTGATCGGCAAGTACATCGAGGACCTCGACGAGCCCGCGGACGCCGAGCAGTTCCGCGCCCTCGACCAGGAGATCCTCGGCCGCGGCACACCGGTGCGGCACACCCTCGGCTACCGGCGCCCGGACGGCAGCGCGGGCCGGGCGGTGGGCCACCGCTTTCCCGTCCGGGAGAACGCGCGGACCTGCGTCGCCGGGATCTACGTGGACGTCACGGACCATCTGCGCGCCACCGTCCAGTGGCAGGAGGCCGAGGAGAACCTGCAGGCCCTGCGCGACCACAGCGGCCTGCCCTGCGCGTTGCTCTCCGCGAACGGGCGGGTGCTGGAGGCGAGCGCGGCCGCGGCGGAACTGTTCCAGGTCAGCCCGCACGACCTGGTGGGCCGCCGCGCGCACACGCTCCTGGCACCCGAACCCGACCTCGACCGCCTGCACCGCCGCTGGAACGGCCTGATATCCCGCCGCACGAGACGGGTGGAGACGTCCGCGGTACTCGTGGACGCGCACGGCCTGCAGCGCCGTGCACAGCTCCACCTCACA
The window above is part of the Streptomyces venezuelae genome. Proteins encoded here:
- a CDS encoding cytochrome P450 family protein: MAVPTQPIVLDPTGARAHDEHRTLRAHGQAVRVDILGVTAWSVADPTLLKELLTSPSVSKDARAHWPEYNDTIQRWPLALWVAVENMFTAYGADHRRLRRMVAPAFSARRITALKENIDTVVTGILDRLDALPPGETVDLREELAYPLPIAVISRLMGVPAEQQDAFRRVVDGVFDTTLTAEQSEANTKALYEALHLLIAAKRAEPGDDMTSLLITSRDEDEDGGLSEDELRDTLLLMISAGYETTVNVIDQAITQLLTHPDQLALLRSGEVDWSDAVEETLRFEPAVRHLPLRFAVTDISLSDGQTIAKGEAILASYAAANRHPDWHGESADDFDVTRTVKEHLAFGHGVHFCLGAPLARLEISTALSLLFERFPQLELAIPVDELKPLGSLLSNGHQSLPVRLKTASGR
- a CDS encoding MFS transporter codes for the protein MRALSGKPTATGLTDTARRIIRLNYGFQLLFNLLWWMPVFYAYQKAAGLSDGQIFGIQSIYYVAFCLFEIPTGLIADRIGTRNCLRAGAVVMTAANLAPVVSASYTGFLVHFLAIAAGRSLTSGAASAYLYDGLRAEKCDDHYLKAEGTARALGLVAKVVCWPLVGPLMAVAHPTPYVLSAASAAGSVVCAVALPRIVGADGRAEAGKGGRRGGAFLRDAGTALRCVASSRWLALVMVQGVAIFTLSRICQVNLFQPILLDHGIAEASHGGVMAAMTVAEAVASARPQWLSRRLPPVAWVSILSLALAGSLAAMTLGGPWAVVVLLCVFAAATGFAYPIQRKLVNDAVPADAPRATLLSVESIVDRAVCALAAIAAGAYLAAGRLDALLWHSAIATAVLLGVFQLLLRSGMVRREPGPAAPPDPPAGTPVGAVVRPGTERIRARRPR
- a CDS encoding PEP/pyruvate-binding domain-containing protein produces the protein MTAQLLTGPAEPATDRTVVGENLSLPLFRTLSGVLAGHPYLKVVVDRAENTWHLLDTAAHPFHVNYIATRVLGMDLTALDAELDAFNASVYMDPERRFLLGVLSLHTDEDAEGRERTFLVLETTEADTMHGELLSFFYEFVRARVDGRLPLLLKPANHGQEEALAAISEQSVPRILSHELFGTRARTPLNPGEATGRLRFFRTHDEYLAQEAGLGWADIVAMPCLPDDVPRVAGFLNTAPITPLSHTNVLASGWGIPNAIVRDLEQLVEKDGLDGAWVRYRVREDEISLERLDHAPELQAPAWHQQRIRLEPPLLEDAPVLALHRLRSTDRDRYGTKAANLGELHHVLDSRTADLTAFYGRPRPPRENLHGHLAARLGLGGLHAAAPVDGQLRAAAAEFVAASVSAPNGVALPFALQQNFLASSTVLQQGIGKLKMALELDATDVLDSLCLQLQHLIRQTPLPESVTRQIGQAFPADSGGRLVVRSSSNAEDLPGFSAAGVYDSVTTVHGTGELLDAVRQVWASLLSPRSVRLRHEVGISLDDTYMGVIIQEYVPASLGGVLVTCNPTRREDFRNVYLNCSPGSPEQVVEGSVLPQQYLYNTVEGGGRTVALGSWGDGLSAATRARLADLSLTGRLLQSHFSADDVDRPLDIEWLMTDRGDFRLVQIRPYAL
- a CDS encoding ATP-grasp domain-containing protein, producing the protein MLLVHAKGGPPLGHVLSRTAARAEVHLLALSALPPAVAGPARRLCASVVTPDDTHRSDLVSLIVERAEAVGADAVLTFSEYAVVAVAEACEALGLAGAGDAAALARDKRLMRHTWHRHGLPQPEFRPVGTEADLRAAARELPGPLLLKAAWSAGSTAHQIIRDPREVPAAWTRSREVMAESAQLGFAELHVAEADADFVVEQIVTGTATDWFDEPGWGDYVSVEGVVADGTFHPVCISGRMPTVEPFTERASITPALLGQDAQDRIVDLARRAVDALGLRDCGTHTEIKLGADGRMWLIETAARFGGAMTVPQIEEVFGLDLVGMLVDHLVGRTVDWPEQALTPDRARGAAGSLVVLAVDGDGEAWRGRKVWDFPSVTADVSLSLGSELFVVPESSLADGSVVPVYDPAAGANTMAALCLLSATTPRTVLRDFEALVDALPQVLPAARPEEVPA
- a CDS encoding PAS domain S-box protein encodes the protein MDDSTFKELSRTGTPGRYAAFADLVDLAPAAAFIRDSDGRYLWANHAYAHLYGTVPEQVIGKYIEDLDEPADAEQFRALDQEILGRGTPVRHTLGYRRPDGSAGRAVGHRFPVRENARTCVAGIYVDVTDHLRATVQWQEAEENLQALRDHSGLPCALLSANGRVLEASAAAAELFQVSPHDLVGRRAHTLLAPEPDLDRLHRRWNGLISRRTRRVETSAVLVDAHGLQRRAQLHLTSIGHSAARARHVWAVVTHQSLAHEAHPALTAAQVRILSLLAEGSSNGDIATSLHLSRQTVDYHLSRLRHLLGAATRPALVARAYVLGILAPRAWPPRSATAAHPLSTV